The Nerophis ophidion isolate RoL-2023_Sa linkage group LG24, RoL_Noph_v1.0, whole genome shotgun sequence genome includes a region encoding these proteins:
- the efhc1 gene encoding EF-hand domain-containing protein 1 isoform X2 produces the protein MSRKLDNNGLPFLPGLSFQDVTKTTYHRPQTLSYSKGLPLAHAPKLTIGLEPLLTEQMMQEELNGYTHDPPELPFGSINSKYYKDLINLSYNSGVAVNPNPPPFIPAYVTLDKKVLCFKAYFEDKICNSRDERKSYFRHVVIYYYLEDDSMSITEPWVPNSGILQGERIKRQRLPKKEPGKYYHWKDLNLGIDLAVYGFKYHIAQCDLFTQNFMQRQGIILNEPEEMPDDAYITQRLKAPPTYTTTSGFDSRYQFLHMDRKVLRFFALWDDSESELGETLPVTIHYFLVNDTVEIREDHKANSGRYPFPVLMQRLRIPKKMKPGHEQFPSCVMEDSVEEVEEFFSPTDFRVGETVTIMGRRFLLYDCDEFTKEYYQTNYPEINIKSIEVPKKMGKFEGMKKEIPPYNGFGSLEDSLQSCLSLIPAPPRKNVLKMLENEHKVLRYSARMVTRIGASESQKAKDADRRFILSYYLSNDTISIYENHKHNSGFIGGVFLKRTRVPKPHSPVDNPDFYSPADFSIGSTVDAFGHRFMLTDADLYVLKYMETNPSQIPLETLDTLRQKLGTEPKLTADKSAAQSL, from the exons atgTCACGCAAGTTGGACAACAACGGGTTACCTTTTTTACCCGGATTGTCATTCCAGGATGTAACG AAAACAACATACCACCGCCCCCAGACTTTGTCATATTCCAAGGGCCTACCGTTGGCCCACGCCCCTAAATTGACTATCGGACTGGAGCCGCTATTAACGGAGCAGATGATGCAAGAGGAGCTCAATGGCTACACCCACGACCCACCAGAACTCCCGTTTGGCTCCATCAACTCGAAATActacaaagacttaattaattTGTCGTACAACTCCGGTGTGGCTGTGAACCCAAATCCTCCACCTTTCATCCCAGCTTACGTCACCCTTGACAAAAAG GTGCTTTGTTTCAAAGCGTACTTTGAGGACAAAATCTGCAACAGCCGAGACGAGCGTAAGAGCTACTTCCGTCACGTGGTCATCTACTATTACCTTGAAGACGACAGCATGAGTATCACTGAACCCTGGGTACCCAATTCTGGGATACTACAAGGTGAACGGATCAAACGCCAACGATTACCTAAGAAGGAACCTGGGAAGTATTACCATTGGAAAGACCTCAACCTTGGCATCGACCTGGCAGTGTACGGTTTTAAGTACCATATCGCACAGTGTGATTTGTTTACGCAG AACTTTATGCAACGTCAGGGCATTATTTTGAATGAGCCCGAGGAAATGCCAGACGATGCCTATATCACGCAGCGGCTAAAAGCTCCGCCTACCTACACAACAACCTcaggttttgacagcaggtaccaGTTTCTTCACATGGATCGCAAG GTGCTACGTTTCTTTGCCCTATGGGATGATTCGGAATCTGAGCTCGGCGAAACCTTGCCTGTTACTATCCACTACTTCCTGGTGAACGACACGGTGGAGATCAGGGAGGATCACAAAGCTAACAGTGGCCGATATCCGTTCCCGGTGTTGATGCAGAGACTGAGGATACCCAAGAAAATGAAACCAGGGCACG AACAGTTTCCCAGCTGTGTAATGGAGGATTCCGTCGAGGAGGTTGAAGAGTTCTTCTCACCCACCGACTTCCGGGTCGGTGAGACGGTTACGATAATGGGACGGCGTTTCCTCTTGTACGACTGCGATGAGTTCACGAAAGAATACTACCAGACCAACTATCCggaaatcaacataaaaagcatCGAAGTACCCAAGAAGATGGGCAAGTTCGAGGGCATGAAAAAG GAGATACCGCCCTACAACGGCTTCGGATCCCTGGAAGATTCCCTCCAGAGCTGCTTATCCCTAATCCCCGCGCCCCCCAGGAAGAACGTGCTGAAGATGCTGGAAAACGAACACAAAGTTCTGCGCTACAGCGCCCGGATGGTGACGCGCATTGGCGCCTCGGAGTCTCAAAAAGCCAAAGACGCGGACCGACGTTTCATTCTGTCCTACTACCTGTCCAACGACACCATCAGTATTTACGAGAACCACAAACACAACTCCGGGTTCATCGGCGGAGTGTTCCTGAAAAGGACTCGCGTTCCCAAGCCGCATTCTCCCGTAGACAATCCCGATTTCTACTCACCGGCGGACTTCTCGATCGGGTCTACCGTTGACG CGTTTGGACACCGCTTTATGCTGACCGACGCTGACCTATACGTGCTGAAGTACATGGAGACCAACCCCAGCCAGATCCCTTTGGAGACCCTTGATACACTACGCCAGAAGCTGGGGACCGAGCCCAAACTGACAGCTGACAAAAGTG CAGCGCAATCGTTATGA
- the efhc1 gene encoding EF-hand domain-containing protein 1 isoform X1: protein MSRKLDNNGLPFLPGLSFQDVTKTTYHRPQTLSYSKGLPLAHAPKLTIGLEPLLTEQMMQEELNGYTHDPPELPFGSINSKYYKDLINLSYNSGVAVNPNPPPFIPAYVTLDKKVLCFKAYFEDKICNSRDERKSYFRHVVIYYYLEDDSMSITEPWVPNSGILQGERIKRQRLPKKEPGKYYHWKDLNLGIDLAVYGFKYHIAQCDLFTQNFMQRQGIILNEPEEMPDDAYITQRLKAPPTYTTTSGFDSRYQFLHMDRKVLRFFALWDDSESELGETLPVTIHYFLVNDTVEIREDHKANSGRYPFPVLMQRLRIPKKMKPGHEQFPSCVMEDSVEEVEEFFSPTDFRVGETVTIMGRRFLLYDCDEFTKEYYQTNYPEINIKSIEVPKKMGKFEGMKKEIPPYNGFGSLEDSLQSCLSLIPAPPRKNVLKMLENEHKVLRYSARMVTRIGASESQKAKDADRRFILSYYLSNDTISIYENHKHNSGFIGGVFLKRTRVPKPHSPVDNPDFYSPADFSIGSTVDAFGHRFMLTDADLYVLKYMETNPSQIPLETLDTLRQKLGTEPKLTADKSGGDNTAAQSL, encoded by the exons atgTCACGCAAGTTGGACAACAACGGGTTACCTTTTTTACCCGGATTGTCATTCCAGGATGTAACG AAAACAACATACCACCGCCCCCAGACTTTGTCATATTCCAAGGGCCTACCGTTGGCCCACGCCCCTAAATTGACTATCGGACTGGAGCCGCTATTAACGGAGCAGATGATGCAAGAGGAGCTCAATGGCTACACCCACGACCCACCAGAACTCCCGTTTGGCTCCATCAACTCGAAATActacaaagacttaattaattTGTCGTACAACTCCGGTGTGGCTGTGAACCCAAATCCTCCACCTTTCATCCCAGCTTACGTCACCCTTGACAAAAAG GTGCTTTGTTTCAAAGCGTACTTTGAGGACAAAATCTGCAACAGCCGAGACGAGCGTAAGAGCTACTTCCGTCACGTGGTCATCTACTATTACCTTGAAGACGACAGCATGAGTATCACTGAACCCTGGGTACCCAATTCTGGGATACTACAAGGTGAACGGATCAAACGCCAACGATTACCTAAGAAGGAACCTGGGAAGTATTACCATTGGAAAGACCTCAACCTTGGCATCGACCTGGCAGTGTACGGTTTTAAGTACCATATCGCACAGTGTGATTTGTTTACGCAG AACTTTATGCAACGTCAGGGCATTATTTTGAATGAGCCCGAGGAAATGCCAGACGATGCCTATATCACGCAGCGGCTAAAAGCTCCGCCTACCTACACAACAACCTcaggttttgacagcaggtaccaGTTTCTTCACATGGATCGCAAG GTGCTACGTTTCTTTGCCCTATGGGATGATTCGGAATCTGAGCTCGGCGAAACCTTGCCTGTTACTATCCACTACTTCCTGGTGAACGACACGGTGGAGATCAGGGAGGATCACAAAGCTAACAGTGGCCGATATCCGTTCCCGGTGTTGATGCAGAGACTGAGGATACCCAAGAAAATGAAACCAGGGCACG AACAGTTTCCCAGCTGTGTAATGGAGGATTCCGTCGAGGAGGTTGAAGAGTTCTTCTCACCCACCGACTTCCGGGTCGGTGAGACGGTTACGATAATGGGACGGCGTTTCCTCTTGTACGACTGCGATGAGTTCACGAAAGAATACTACCAGACCAACTATCCggaaatcaacataaaaagcatCGAAGTACCCAAGAAGATGGGCAAGTTCGAGGGCATGAAAAAG GAGATACCGCCCTACAACGGCTTCGGATCCCTGGAAGATTCCCTCCAGAGCTGCTTATCCCTAATCCCCGCGCCCCCCAGGAAGAACGTGCTGAAGATGCTGGAAAACGAACACAAAGTTCTGCGCTACAGCGCCCGGATGGTGACGCGCATTGGCGCCTCGGAGTCTCAAAAAGCCAAAGACGCGGACCGACGTTTCATTCTGTCCTACTACCTGTCCAACGACACCATCAGTATTTACGAGAACCACAAACACAACTCCGGGTTCATCGGCGGAGTGTTCCTGAAAAGGACTCGCGTTCCCAAGCCGCATTCTCCCGTAGACAATCCCGATTTCTACTCACCGGCGGACTTCTCGATCGGGTCTACCGTTGACG CGTTTGGACACCGCTTTATGCTGACCGACGCTGACCTATACGTGCTGAAGTACATGGAGACCAACCCCAGCCAGATCCCTTTGGAGACCCTTGATACACTACGCCAGAAGCTGGGGACCGAGCCCAAACTGACAGCTGACAAAAGTG GTGGGGATAATACAGCAGCGCAATCGTTATGA